A window of bacterium genomic DNA:
GCGCTCCAGGCGTGGCAGTCGGAGCGGGTGGGCTCGGGGGTCTCGGCAAAAGTAGTCAGGCCGTAACGGATCATGTCGCGCCAGGGCTCCAGCCGGGCCACGTAGTCCTGGCCCAGGCCGCAGTGGCGCATGGCCTCGAGCACGTAGAACTGGAAATAGAAAGTCGCCCGGACAACATCCGGCTCGGTGGAGATCCGCTCGAACACCTTTTTCTGCTCCTGCGGCGGAATAATATCGAGCAGGATCGCCAGGGCGTTGGCGTGCTGCGAGAACAGCTTTTTCTCGGGGGTGTTGGCCACGAGGCCGCGCTCGGCGGACCAGCAGGCGGCGTAGGTCGCCCGGGCGACACGCTCGGACAGTTCGCGGTAGTGCGCCGCCTCCCAGTCGCGGCCGAAAGCCAGCGACATCTGCGAGGCGCAGCGCAGGGCGTAGGCGAACTGGAGCGAAACCACGGCCGAGCCGCCCTCGGCCGCCCCGGGCGGCACGCCGTAGGGGTACTGGTCCACCCAGTCCACGAAATTCCACCAGGGCAGCGGCCCCAGCACACCGTCCTGGCCCAGGCGGTTTTCGAACCATTCGAGCACACCCCGCACGCCGCTCAGGTGCGCCTGGACGAAGGCTTCATCCGGGCGGTGCATCCAGTAGTCGTGCAGCATCAGCACCCAGAACAGCGAGAACGGCGGTATGACCTGGGCCACGCGGCTGGGGTAGCGGCTCTGGGTCAGGCCCTCGGGCAGACGGGAGTCGTCGTAATGGTTGATCGCCTGGCGCATCAGACGGTCATCGCCGGTGAGGTAGAGCGAGATGAGCGCCTGGATGCGGGTGTCGCCCACGTACTGGAACTGCTCGTAGTAGGGGCAGTCAAAATAGTTTTCGCCTGCGCACAGACGGGCCGTGCGCCAGGCCACGTTCCAGATCGAGGTGAGCGAGGGGTCGTCGCTGGCGAAAGTAGCGTTGAGCTTGAACGGGTAGCCGGTGAACGGGTTCTTGAGCGAGTTGAGCGTGAGCGGCTCGCCGGCGGTGATCACATCCCTCTGCAGGTAACGGAACGTGCGGAACCAGAGGGTGAAAAAGCGCCTGTCCGCACCGCCGTCCGGCAGGAACTCGTCATAGTTGCCGAACACGTGCATGCCGTCGATCTTGTCCCGGTTGTGCTTGGCGCCGGCGGAATCGACCAGGGCCTCGGCCCAGACCAGTCGGACCAGCGCGCCCTTGCCGCCGGAGACACTCAGCTCGGGGTAGGCATTGGTCAGGTAGCCCTGGTCGATCAGCAGGCTGACCCGGCTGTTGGCCGGAACATTTAAAGGCTTGCCCCCGTTAAGGAAACCCTCGTCCGCGGCGATCCCGGCCGCGCGGCGGATGTGGCCCGGCGCCTCGGGGCGTTTCTCCATGGGCGGGATGGGACGCGGGATGAGGTTCCAGGGCGAGCCGCCGTCCAGCATGCCACGCGGGGCAGGATTGCGGCTGCCCGCCACGACCGGGGCCAGCCAGGCGGAATCATCGAAATCGAGGCCGGTCCAGCCCCAGGGGTGAAGGCCCGCCTCTACGTGGTCGCCCGGGCCCACGACCCGGAAATCGAAAATCCCCTCGGCCTTGTCCAGCGCGGCATCCCAACCGGAGGGGATTGTGGTGAACGCCTTGTCCTGCATCACTTTCCAGGTTTCGGTCCCGCTGTTGACCAGTTGTTCGGCCAGGCCGTCGCCCTGCAGCACGAAAGCACTGCGGCAGGACATCTGGGCCCAGGGCCGCTGCTCGCCGTAGTTCCAGACCAGGGCGGCCAGCACGTTGCGGCCGGCTTTGAGGCGCGGGGCCAGGTCCACCGTCTCGTAACGCCAGTGGTCTGGGTCGCCGCGCGAGGGGCCCTCCGAGACCTCCTCCCCGTTGAGGTACAGGCGGTAGCGGTTGTCGGCGCTCACGTGGACAATGAACTTCTCCGGCACGCCGGCCAGCTCGAAAGTCCGGCGGAAAAGGCTCACCGCGCAGCCCTGCGCCTCCACGCCCGGGCAGGCGATCCAGGACGAGGGCCAGGACTGGTTGAACAGGTCGGGTGCGGTCTGGGCGGCGAGCGGCGTTGAATCGAGCAGACAGAGGAAAGCCAGGGCGGCGGAAAGGCTCAGAAAGCAGGAGGATTTTTTCATCGCTGCGCCTTCGATGGAAAATGTGAGAGTTGGAAGCGGGATAGGCCGGGATGCCTGCTCGGAACCGGTGCTTCAAGGCTCGTACAGGACCCGGTTCATGACAGCTTTCAGTTCCTCGAGACGGTAGGGCTTGGTCATTATACCACTGAAACCGTATTTGCGGAAGTCTGAAAGCACCTGTTCGTTGGAGTATCCGCTGGAGACTATGGCTTTGACTTGAGGGTCGATCTCGAGCAGTTTCTGCACCGCCTCGCGCCCGCCCATGCCGCCGGGGATGGTCAGGTCCATGATGACCGCGTCGAACGGCTTGCCCTGGGCCAGCCGCTGGATGAAAAGCTCCACCGCCGCATCCCCGTCCGCCGCCTGCTCCACCCGGTAGCCCAGCTTTTCGAGCATGCCCTGAAGCACCTTGCGCACCGCGGCCTCGTCATCCATCACCAGTATGGATTCGCCGCGCCCGGCACGGACCGCCGACTTTTCCTCCAAGGCAGTCTGTTTCTGACTGGAGGCCGGGAACCAGAGCTTGAAAGTGGTGCCTTTCTGCAGTTCGCTTTCCACAACAATGACGCCGCCGTGACGCTTCACGATCGAATAGACCGTGGCCAGGCCCAGGCCGCTGCCTTTCTGCTTGGTGGTGAAATAGGGGTCGAAGATGCGCGGCATGAGTTCGGGGGCGATGCCGATACCGCTGTCCGAAAGGCTCATCCGTACATAGCGTCCCGCCTCCAGGCCCGGGACCTGGTTTTTGCGCAGACGGCAGTTGTCCAGGCTGATCCGGATTGTCCCGCCCTTGGGCATGGCCTGGTCCGCGTTGATTATCAGGTTGTTCAGCACCTGGTTGATCTGGCCGGGATCGACCTCCACCGCCCAGAGCTGCGGCTGGAATTTCAGCTCGTAGCTGACACTCGATCCGCTGAGGGCGAATTTCACCGCCTCCTGCACCAGGTCGGCCAGCGAGGCGATGCGCTTGACCGGCTGGCCGCCGCGGCTGAAAGTCAGCAGCTGCATGGTCAGCTCGCGGGCGCGCAGGCTGGAGTTCTCGATCGCGCTCAGCGGCTCGGTCACGCTGTCCTCCGGCTTGACCATCATCCGGGCCAGGGAGGCGTTGCCCAGGATGGAGGTGAGGATGTTGTTGAAATCGTGGGCGATCCCCCCGGCTAACAGGCCGATCGATTCGAGCTTATCCGAGCGCAGGCGCTCCTGCTCGAGCAGCTTGAGCTCGGAGATGTCCTTGAAGCTTTCCACGATCCCCAGCAGCTTGCCCTCCGGGTCGCGGAAAGGCGTGACAGTCAGGATGCAGGGCAGCTTGCTGCCGTCCAGCAGTCTCTTTTCGATCTCCAGCTCGTACTTGTCCAGGCCGGAGCGTATCTTTTCGAGCGGGCAGTTGGCCGTATTGCAGCGGGTGCCGGACCACAGGTCGCAGCACTGCTGCCCGACCAGGTCCTCTATCCTCTGCCCGAAAACCTCGATCCAGCTGCGGTTGACCCGCAGGACCGACTTGTCGGCCCCGATCACCGCAATGGGATTGGTGGCGTTGAAGATCTGGTCCAGCTCGGAGTGCGCCTGGGCCAGTTGAGCCGCGGCTATATGGCGCTCGGTGATGTCGCGCACCAGCGCCAGCACCTGGGTCGGATCGATGGCGACCATCCTGCATTCGTAAAAATGCATCCCATCGGGCATCGCCAGCTCGTACTCGAACCACTCCATGAGGCCGGACTGCAATGTCTGCTCGATTTTACGCATCAGGGTTTCGGCGATATGCCCGGGCATCACTTCACTGATGGATTTTCCAAGGAACTGATCCGGCTGCAGATAGAGCCAGTCCTTGTGTCCCTTGTAATCCAGGAACATGCCCTGCCTGTCCAGCCGGAACATCAGGTCGGGTATGGCCTCCAGCATGGCCCGGCTGCGGGCCTCGCTTTCAAGCAGGAGACGCTGGGCTTTCTTGCGTTCGGTGATATCGCGCACCTGGATCATGATCATATTCCGGCCCTCGAGCTGGAACAGGGTGCCGAAAACCTCCACCGGCACACTGCTGCCGTCTTTCCGGAAATTGGTAATCTCCTGAAGGTGGAACTCGCAATCCTTGAGCAGCCGTTCGAAGTTCTTTTCCGTAAGCTCCGGGTCATGGGTCATCGCGTAGGGTGTCAGGCCGATGAACTCCTCCCTGGAATAACCGTAAAGCTCCAGGGCCGCACGGTTGGCCTCGATGAAGGTCTGGTCCTTCAAATCAAAAACGCAGAGGGCTTCCGAGGAGGTGTCGAACAGCGCCCGGTAGCGGCGCTCCCGCTCGCGCAGCGCCTCCTCGGCGCGCTTGCGCTCTGTGATGTCCCGCGCCTGGGCCAGGATGTACCTGTGTCCGTCGAGCGAAAAGGGGGCGGCATAAATCTCGACCGGGATGCGGGTCTTGTTCTTGTGCAGGTGGATCATCTCGAAGCGGTGGACCTTGTCACTGGCGATTATGTCCTTCATGTGCTGCAGGGATTGCTCCGGCTCCGGGTTCAGGTCCTGGGGCTTTATATCCTCGAGGAATTCCTTTCTGGTATAGCCGAAAAGTTCCTGCCCGGCACGGTTGACCTCGATATAGCGCCCGGTTTCGACGTCGATAATTGAGAGGGCCTCGGAGGAGGTATCGAACAGCACCCGGTACTTGCGCTCGCTGTCGCGCAGGGCGGCCTCGCCGCGCTTGCGCGCGGTGATGTCGCGGATGACGCTCTGGACGGTCCGGGTTTCCAGGTCGATCAGCTTGGAGCTGATTTCCACTTCGATCCGGCTGCCGTCGGCACGCAGGAGCCGGGACTCGATCGATATGCCGCCTTGCAGGCCGATGCCCTGGAGGTGACGCTGGCCGGATTCGCGGTCCGCCTCGGGATGCAGGGAGACGACATGGCGGTCCAGAAGTTCCGCGCGCGTGTAGCCCAGCATGCGGCAGGCCTGGCGGTTGACATCCAGGGTGCGGCCCTCCAGGTCGTGGATGAAGACCGCGTCGTTGGAGTGCTCGAACAGCTCGCGGAAACGTTTTTCGCTGCGGCGCAGCGCCTCCTCGCTCTGACGGATGGCGGTGATGTCGGTGCTGACCCCGAATATCCGGCAGACTTTGCCCGCGGCATTCCGCTCCGCGATCTTGACCGTGTACAGACGGTGAAGCTGTCCCTTGCGGTCCCGCACGTTCTGCTCCAGGACATGTTTGTCTTTCGAGCCCTCGAGCAACTCCCGGTCGGCCTGCCTGGAGTTCAGGCCGTCCTCACGGTCCAGGAAGAACTCATCGGAGTATTTTCCGGTTATCTCCTCCGGCCCGACCCCCAGGAAATGCCTGAAAGTCTCGTTCGCCAGAATGTTGCGGCCCTCTTCATCCAGCACGTAGATCATGCTGGGGTTCATGTCGATCACCTGCCGCAGGAACTGGTGCTGCTCCTCCTGGACCTTATGGGAGCGTATCCGCTCCTCGATCCCCCGGATGGCCGCCAGGTGCACCGGCAGGCCCTGCCAGGTGAAATGCCGGGCGTTTATCTCCACCGGGAACACGGCACCGTCTTTGCGGCGGTGCCAGCGCACCGGGATGACGGTCAGCCTGCTCAACGTGGCGGCGTGGGTTTGGTCCGGCTCACCTGAGAGGTCGAGGTTACGCAGGCGGAGCAGCTCGCTGCGGCTGTAGCCGTACATTTCCACCGCCGCCTGGTTCACCTCCAGTATCCTGCCGTCCACGTTGGAGATCAGGAACAGGGCGTCCGATTCCATCTCGAACAGGGCGCGGTACTTTTCCTCGCTGAACCGGATTTTCTCCGCCGAGCGTTTCTGCTCGGTGATGTCCTCGAACATCAGGGTCCAGCGCAGCCCGTCGTGCACCTCCCGGCCCATGCGCAACTTGAACCGCCGCCCGTTCATGCCCTTGAGCCCCACCTCCACCTCGAACGGGATACGGAAACGGTTGACCCGGAACAGTGACTTGCGGGTCAGGACGCGTATCCCGAAGAAACGGGCCTGGCCGGCGAAGGTGGTGAACCCGAGGTAGGGGCTGCGATCATAGACCGCGTCGGAATCGATAGTCTCCAGCAGTGGCATCTTCCGGCCGGTCTTAAGGTCGGTCATCCAGCGTCTTATCCTCCCGCCCGTGCGCTCGACCACGATCTCGTAATCCCGGTCCGAAGCCAGGACCTCGTGCCGGAGCACCAGGTCGGTGGCCTGGCGCTGGATGCGTGTCTGCGTGTTGTAAAGCGAGGCGACGCAAACCGTGTAGCCCAGGCTGTCGCAGAGCATTTCCTCGTTGCCGAGCGCCCCGCCGATCACCAGGGAGAAGTCGCGCATGCGGTTGTGGGCGTGTCCGGTGTGGATGCGGTAGATCACTTTAATGTCCCGGTCCGGACGGTTCAGGGACCGGTCGAGCATCAGATAGCAGTCCGCCTCGCTCTCCGGGTGGAAACGGTGCTCGAGCTCCATGCGGCCGTCGCGCCGGACCAGGCGCCAGTGGCTCGGGTCGCAGGAGCGCGAGACCCGCCAGTCCCGGCCGATCCGCTCTTTGTCATCCGGGCCTTCGTATTCCACCACCCAGGGCTCGTCGTTCCGGTCGAAGGGCAGGCCGGCCAGGGCCTCGATCTGGGAGAAATGCGCCTCTATTTTCTGGAAATCACCGTCCTGGAGAAGTTCGCTCAGGGGGGCCTTTTTGGCGGCCAGTTCCGAAACCCATTCGCGCAGGGTGCTGAAATTGCCCCAGTAGCCGGTCAGCCGCCATTGGCTGTCGACACTGACACCGGGCATGTTGATTGCGGACAGGAGCGAGTAGTAGTTGCGGGCGAGCGTGTCGCGCTGTTCCTGGGATTGGGCCAGCTCAGTTTCGAGCTGTGCGATGCGATGGTGGGAATTGTCCTGGCTCCGTCCGCCGGGGGCTGAACCGCCTGGCGTCCGGTTGGGCCGGCCTGAGCGAGAGGGCATCTTAAATCCCGATCATTTTAGAGCTATCCGGGAACGGTAAATCCAGAATCGCCCGCGATGGAAACTCAATCTTGGGCTCTTAAAATGTAACTGTTTCAATACGAAAAAGTAAAGACAGGACCCTCTACAAACCGTGGCGGCTCCGGGGCTTAATATCCCCCGGCCGGAACCGTTCCGGCCGGGGGACTGGTCTGCGGGCTTCTCAATTCGTAACGGGCAGGAACGAATAGGTATCGGCATAGTACAGCATCTGGGCCGTGAAATCCTCCGGGTACTCCACTTGCACGTCCACCACGTTCCCGTCCTGCAGCACGGGCTTGAGCAGCGGGTTGATGAAACCCGAATAGGGCGCGATGTTCAGCTTGGCGTAGCGCGCCAGCACCTCCTGGTGCAGCGCCGGGTCCACCTTGACGCCGTAGTTTTCCACCAGGGCCTGCCCGCCGGTGTAGTCGCCCTCGCTCTCAATGCGCTGTATCTCGCGCAGGAGCGCGCCGAACAGCACGCGCAGCTTGTCGTAGTCGTTCACCACGTAGTAGGTCTTGCCGTCCTGGGTGACCGGCTCCACCACCTTGTCCGGGGCGCCTTTTTCCAGCACCCAGCGGCAGACCAGGGCCCGGTTGCGCATGTGGGCCTCCTCGATCTGCTCGCCGGGCTTGACCCGCGCCAGCTGCACCAGCAGGCCGTTGGTGATGTAGTCGTCATAGGCGGCCTTGCCCACCTCCGGCGTGGAGATCACGCCGATCTCGACCATCTTGGGGTCGGGCAGGTAGTACAGGGCCACCAGGTCGGCGCGGGCCTCCTCCAGGGTGCTGCCGTAGTTCTTCAGCGTTTCCTTGGGCTGGCCCACGCCCGGGTTTATCTGCCCGCTGGCGTGTCCGATCACCTCGTGCAGGTCGGTGTGCAGGTTGTCGGCCAGGTCGCCCCACTGGCGCTGGCGCTCGATGCTCTCGGGCCGGAGGTTGAATTCCTCCAGCACGCCGCTGGTGCGGGCCACCTCATCGTAGGCATGGACCAGGTTGCTGATAGTGATGCTCTTGGAGCCGTAGCGCGTCCGGATCCAGTTGGCGTTTGGCAGGTTGATCCCGATGGGCGTGGAGGGGGTGACATCCCCGGCCTCGCCGGCCACGGCGACCACCCGGCCGCTGATCCCGGTGACTTTTTTCTTCTTGTGCTGGTCCAGGATCGGCGAGTGGTCCTCGAACCACTGGGCCTGGCCGGCGATGGCCTCCATGCGCCGGGTGGACTCCCGGTCCTTGAAATAGACCAGCGACTCGTAGGTGGCCCGGAACCCGAGGGCATCGCCGTAGGTCTCGATGAACCCGTTTATCACATCCACCGTGGCGGTGGAGTCCTCGACCCAGAGGATACTGAACTGGTCGAACTGTTTCAGGTCGCCGCTGCGGTAGAACTGTATCAGCGCCTCCAGGGCCTTGCGCTGGCTTTCGTTCTCGGCCACGCCGGCGGCTTTTTCCAGCCAGAACACGATCTTCTCGATGGCCGGGCCGTACATCCCGCCCACTTTCCAGACCCGCTCCTCGATCTGGCCGTTCTCTTTGACCAGCTTGGAGTTGAGGCCCCAGGAGACCGGTTCCGGGTCCTGGGGGTTCATTTTCGCCTTATAGTAAGCCTCGGCCTCGGCCTGGGTCACGCCCTCGTAGAAATTGTTGGCGCTGGAGGTGACCAGGTCCACGCTTGAATCGAGGTTCACCCGCTTGGCCGCCACCGCGGGGTCGAACAGCACCGGGGTCAGGCGCGCGGCGAGTTGGGCCACGCTCTCGCCGTCCTGCAGCGGGAAACCGGCCGGGTCGGAGCCCTCGGCCAGCTCGGCGAAATATTCGGCCGGGAAACCGGGCATGATCTTGTTGTTCGAGTAGTGATGGTGGATTCCGTTGGAGAACCAGACCCGCTTCACGTAGACCATGAAATCCTTCCAGTTCTGGCTCTCGCGGTCACCCTTGTAAGTGCGTACGATGTTCTCGAGGCTGTGGCGCACCGTGAGGTTGTACTTGCAGTTCTGGTCCCAGAGGATGTCGCGGCCGCTCAGGCCGGCCTCGTACAGGTAGTAGACCAGCGCTTTCTGCTGCGGGCTGAGCTGCTCGAAAGCCGGAATCTGGTAGCGCAGGACTTTCAGGTCGGCGAACT
This region includes:
- a CDS encoding alpha-L-rhamnosidase, which gives rise to MKKSSCFLSLSAALAFLCLLDSTPLAAQTAPDLFNQSWPSSWIACPGVEAQGCAVSLFRRTFELAGVPEKFIVHVSADNRYRLYLNGEEVSEGPSRGDPDHWRYETVDLAPRLKAGRNVLAALVWNYGEQRPWAQMSCRSAFVLQGDGLAEQLVNSGTETWKVMQDKAFTTIPSGWDAALDKAEGIFDFRVVGPGDHVEAGLHPWGWTGLDFDDSAWLAPVVAGSRNPAPRGMLDGGSPWNLIPRPIPPMEKRPEAPGHIRRAAGIAADEGFLNGGKPLNVPANSRVSLLIDQGYLTNAYPELSVSGGKGALVRLVWAEALVDSAGAKHNRDKIDGMHVFGNYDEFLPDGGADRRFFTLWFRTFRYLQRDVITAGEPLTLNSLKNPFTGYPFKLNATFASDDPSLTSIWNVAWRTARLCAGENYFDCPYYEQFQYVGDTRIQALISLYLTGDDRLMRQAINHYDDSRLPEGLTQSRYPSRVAQVIPPFSLFWVLMLHDYWMHRPDEAFVQAHLSGVRGVLEWFENRLGQDGVLGPLPWWNFVDWVDQYPYGVPPGAAEGGSAVVSLQFAYALRCASQMSLAFGRDWEAAHYRELSERVARATYAACWSAERGLVANTPEKKLFSQHANALAILLDIIPPQEQKKVFERISTEPDVVRATFYFQFYVLEAMRHCGLGQDYVARLEPWRDMIRYGLTTFAETPEPTRSDCHAWSASPAWGLLSSVCGIRPASPGFRTVRIEPALGPLKQVKASMPHPEGTLAVSLERKGARGLSASIELPGALRGAFVWDGVEYGLVPGVNKIELPGKNK
- a CDS encoding PAS domain S-box protein, producing the protein MPSRSGRPNRTPGGSAPGGRSQDNSHHRIAQLETELAQSQEQRDTLARNYYSLLSAINMPGVSVDSQWRLTGYWGNFSTLREWVSELAAKKAPLSELLQDGDFQKIEAHFSQIEALAGLPFDRNDEPWVVEYEGPDDKERIGRDWRVSRSCDPSHWRLVRRDGRMELEHRFHPESEADCYLMLDRSLNRPDRDIKVIYRIHTGHAHNRMRDFSLVIGGALGNEEMLCDSLGYTVCVASLYNTQTRIQRQATDLVLRHEVLASDRDYEIVVERTGGRIRRWMTDLKTGRKMPLLETIDSDAVYDRSPYLGFTTFAGQARFFGIRVLTRKSLFRVNRFRIPFEVEVGLKGMNGRRFKLRMGREVHDGLRWTLMFEDITEQKRSAEKIRFSEEKYRALFEMESDALFLISNVDGRILEVNQAAVEMYGYSRSELLRLRNLDLSGEPDQTHAATLSRLTVIPVRWHRRKDGAVFPVEINARHFTWQGLPVHLAAIRGIEERIRSHKVQEEQHQFLRQVIDMNPSMIYVLDEEGRNILANETFRHFLGVGPEEITGKYSDEFFLDREDGLNSRQADRELLEGSKDKHVLEQNVRDRKGQLHRLYTVKIAERNAAGKVCRIFGVSTDITAIRQSEEALRRSEKRFRELFEHSNDAVFIHDLEGRTLDVNRQACRMLGYTRAELLDRHVVSLHPEADRESGQRHLQGIGLQGGISIESRLLRADGSRIEVEISSKLIDLETRTVQSVIRDITARKRGEAALRDSERKYRVLFDTSSEALSIIDVETGRYIEVNRAGQELFGYTRKEFLEDIKPQDLNPEPEQSLQHMKDIIASDKVHRFEMIHLHKNKTRIPVEIYAAPFSLDGHRYILAQARDITERKRAEEALRERERRYRALFDTSSEALCVFDLKDQTFIEANRAALELYGYSREEFIGLTPYAMTHDPELTEKNFERLLKDCEFHLQEITNFRKDGSSVPVEVFGTLFQLEGRNMIMIQVRDITERKKAQRLLLESEARSRAMLEAIPDLMFRLDRQGMFLDYKGHKDWLYLQPDQFLGKSISEVMPGHIAETLMRKIEQTLQSGLMEWFEYELAMPDGMHFYECRMVAIDPTQVLALVRDITERHIAAAQLAQAHSELDQIFNATNPIAVIGADKSVLRVNRSWIEVFGQRIEDLVGQQCCDLWSGTRCNTANCPLEKIRSGLDKYELEIEKRLLDGSKLPCILTVTPFRDPEGKLLGIVESFKDISELKLLEQERLRSDKLESIGLLAGGIAHDFNNILTSILGNASLARMMVKPEDSVTEPLSAIENSSLRARELTMQLLTFSRGGQPVKRIASLADLVQEAVKFALSGSSVSYELKFQPQLWAVEVDPGQINQVLNNLIINADQAMPKGGTIRISLDNCRLRKNQVPGLEAGRYVRMSLSDSGIGIAPELMPRIFDPYFTTKQKGSGLGLATVYSIVKRHGGVIVVESELQKGTTFKLWFPASSQKQTALEEKSAVRAGRGESILVMDDEAAVRKVLQGMLEKLGYRVEQAADGDAAVELFIQRLAQGKPFDAVIMDLTIPGGMGGREAVQKLLEIDPQVKAIVSSGYSNEQVLSDFRKYGFSGIMTKPYRLEELKAVMNRVLYEP
- a CDS encoding dipeptidyl peptidase 3, with the protein product MTRNVAFMALTAVLALTACRGGENKDRMQSATQTGPQFKYLAEQFADLKVLRYQIPAFEQLSPQQKALVYYLYEAGLSGRDILWDQNCKYNLTVRHSLENIVRTYKGDRESQNWKDFMVYVKRVWFSNGIHHHYSNNKIMPGFPAEYFAELAEGSDPAGFPLQDGESVAQLAARLTPVLFDPAVAAKRVNLDSSVDLVTSSANNFYEGVTQAEAEAYYKAKMNPQDPEPVSWGLNSKLVKENGQIEERVWKVGGMYGPAIEKIVFWLEKAAGVAENESQRKALEALIQFYRSGDLKQFDQFSILWVEDSTATVDVINGFIETYGDALGFRATYESLVYFKDRESTRRMEAIAGQAQWFEDHSPILDQHKKKKVTGISGRVVAVAGEAGDVTPSTPIGINLPNANWIRTRYGSKSITISNLVHAYDEVARTSGVLEEFNLRPESIERQRQWGDLADNLHTDLHEVIGHASGQINPGVGQPKETLKNYGSTLEEARADLVALYYLPDPKMVEIGVISTPEVGKAAYDDYITNGLLVQLARVKPGEQIEEAHMRNRALVCRWVLEKGAPDKVVEPVTQDGKTYYVVNDYDKLRVLFGALLREIQRIESEGDYTGGQALVENYGVKVDPALHQEVLARYAKLNIAPYSGFINPLLKPVLQDGNVVDVQVEYPEDFTAQMLYYADTYSFLPVTN